AATAAACTAGATCAcgacaaaacaattttttgccaaaacttgaaagtattaaaatatgtacaagTAATCCCGTAGTCAAACCTATATCAAATAGGTCAAagttttcatatatacttttctGACTGACACTGCTGGCAAATAATAAACTTTTCCGGCTCAGTACACTCCCGATAATTCAGCATACTAATACGgtgttttattttaatgaaaaaatgcTAGCTAGATGTTTAAACTAGTTACTAATAAAATGATAGTGGATTTGGCAGATGAGAGTTACTTGACAAAGGAGCATCTAGACACAATTATAGATTGGATTCCATCGATGAAGAACTTAAGACTAAAAGACATCCCTAGCTTCGTCCGTACGACTAACCCTAACGACATAATGCTCAACTTCCTCGTTCGTGAGACCGAACGAGCCAAACGTGCTTCTGCTATCATTCTCAACACGTTCGACGATCTCGAGCATGACGTCATCCAATCCATGCAATCTATTGTACCTCCGGTTTACTCCATTGGACCGCTCCATCTACAAGTGAAACAACAGATCAGTGAGGATAGTGAACTCGGACGAATGGGATCGAACCTGTGGAAAGAAGAGACGGAGTGTATGGATTGGCTAAATACCAAAGCTCCAAACAGCGTTGTTTACGTTAACTTTGGGAGCATAACTGTGATGACAGCCAAGCAGCTTGTGGAGTTCGCTTGGGGTTTAGCAGCAACGGGAAAAGAGTTTTTGTGGGTGATACGGCCGGACTTAGTAGCCGGTGAGGTATCCATGGTTCCACCTGAGTTTCTAACGGAGACGGCGGACCGGAGTATGCTGGCGAGTTGGTGTCCTCAGGAGGAAGTCCTATCTCATCCGGCGGTAGGAGGGTTCTTAACACACTGTGGATGGAACTCGACGCTTGAAAGTATTTGCGGTGGAGTTCCAATGGTGTGCTGGCCATTTTTTGCTGAGCAGCAAACAAATTGTAAGTTCTGTTGTGACGAGTGGGAGATTGGTGTTGAGATCGGTGGAGATGTGAGGAGGGAGGAGGTTGAGGCGGTGGTTAGAGAGTTGATGGATGGAGAGAAGGGTAAGAAAATGAGAGAGAAGGCGGCGGAGTGGCGGAGCTTGGCTGAGAAGGCGACGGAGTGTAAGCGTGGTTCGTCGGTTGTAAATTTCGACAACGTTGTTAAGGTTCTTTTAGGGGAGTAAATACTCTGCTATTGGACtatattgtttttagtttttttttttacttttcattcgTCTATGAATCATGTCATGATATCCTCCTCCTATTATCAATTTGAGATGACAAATAAATGGTACTTAATCAACGGTATGTGGACACACATGCCCACAACTCTTGAGTTTGAACATATGAATGAGCTCATGGGATTTCATTCCCCTCCATACATCTCTCTATAATTCACTCAAAGTAAGGGATATAAGGCATGAATTGTAATGTACCATGACAAAAATTGAATCAAACCAATATTAACTGGTCTTGAATTGAAATTTTGTGATACTGATAGTTACCAGACCAAATTATTGATCTATGTAGACTGGCTTAAGTAGGATATTGTTTGGATTGAATTTTAATCATCATTTTTTGACAAAGTATTGAAATTTAATCATCCATACATATTATCTTGTTTTCGATTATGCTAGTCCTGATTACTATGGAAGAGAATGCAAGGTAAGAGCTAGTTTCAACTTTCGAGAAAAACGTCTACTAGCTGGTTTCTTTGAGAAGAGTGGCCGTGAAGGTCCACATAAGTTATACAGGCATACATATACCATTATCAAGAttagtttttttctcttctaAAAAACATTAGTTTTTGGGGAAATGGGGTTTTTTTAATCGAAGATTCTCCCACACCTAAAACAGTTAACAACAACAAATATATCTATCGGAAATGAGTGATGATAGTTAAATGAAGAGTTTTATTCAAAGATCGAAATTCCTATCTACTATCTGGGTGCATATTGCATAACGTGTCCTAGGTCCATGAAACATGAGCTTTGGGGCTTGCCAATTTAAAGAGccaatttttcaaaagattatATGTCCCAGATGGTTCACCGTTTTGAAGCAAGACGCCGCTAAATTGTTGCCATACACTCAATCGCTCAAACTTCCAGTTCAAAATTTACCAAATGAACATGTTATTTGGTCCTATGCATGTTCTAGCCAGTACAACCAACACCATTATTAGTTTATTACTATCTTCGAACCTCTTCCAAATGCATTCCTCGTGTCTTTTGGAAGCCAGTGGACTGAAGAATCATTGTACTACCAATATTGCTATCTTGTTATTTGCAATCAAAGCAGCATCATTGTAGCAATTTTAAGTTAAACTAATTCTAACTTCTACTTTAtgatagaataaaataaaaataaaacaatgcattaaattagaaatagatactactccctctgttttttaaagaTGAATGTTCTAggattttcacacttattaagaaaccatattaaaacttagttattaatgtatagttttttgtaactttatattttttatatttttaaaccaataggattaaaagaaatgtaattaatatttttgaaacacacaattttttattattagttgacaaaatatgctttaaaaacataaaaaatacatcttttggaaacaaaatatttttctagaaCATCCATCTTtaagaaacagagggagtagttAGTAACAAGCAAAACGAACCAAAAAAACACTGACTGTAACAAAAATATACTTGTTTGGAGATATTAATTAgtcctatttttttgtaacactataTTAATTAGTcctaaaatattcaattttgtCTATGTGAAGTAAAAAACTTGACGAAGCCTAGGGAGTTTAAGTCTTTTATCCGTGAGTTTCGCCATGTTTGACCTGTCGCAAGCAAGGTCAGGTCGGTCCGTTCAAAAATTCAATATGTGGATGTAGGTCGAGTCGGTTTTAAGAAAGACAGATACAGTCGGCCAAATTAATTTTTGACATCCGCCAATccgtaaactaaaaataaaagttataaaaaaatacttcataaaaaattaaaaattatattttaattataaaaatatgatttatattattttctacagaaagtaattattttattacaaaacataattattttatttaaatgtatattaccCGTGTACCGACTTTTTTCGCGGTCATAAGGGTTAAAATTCTGAAGCCAAAAGATAAAGGTAGGCGAGAAAATTTGGAAATCCGACAGAAAATAGTAATATCGATGTATttacataattaataaaatataat
The nucleotide sequence above comes from Brassica napus cultivar Da-Ae chromosome A9, Da-Ae, whole genome shotgun sequence. Encoded proteins:
- the LOC106451242 gene encoding UDP-glycosyltransferase 85A2 isoform X1 gives rise to the protein MESRAVSPARKQHVVCVPYPAQGHINPMMKVAKLLHAKGFYVTFVNTIYNHKRLLRSRGSNALDGLPSFRFESIPDGLPETDVDVTQDIPSLCESTPKYSLAPFKELLRRINAQDEVPPVNCIVSDGCMSFTLDAAEELGVPEVLFWTTSACGFLAYLHYHKFIEKGLSPLKVDLADESYLTKEHLDTIIDWIPSMKNLRLKDIPSFVRTTNPNDIMLNFLVRETERAKRASAIILNTFDDLEHDVIQSMQSIVPPVYSIGPLHLQVKQQISEDSELGRMGSNLWKEETECMDWLNTKAPNSVVYVNFGSITVMTAKQLVEFAWGLAATGKEFLWVIRPDLVAGEVSMVPPEFLTETADRSMLASWCPQEEVLSHPAVGGFLTHCGWNSTLESICGGVPMVCWPFFAEQQTNCKFCCDEWEIGVEIGGDVRREEVEAVVRELMDGEKGKKMREKAAEWRSLAEKATECKRGSSVVNFDNVVKVLLGE
- the LOC106451242 gene encoding UDP-glycosyltransferase 85A2 isoform X2 translates to MESRAVSPARKQHVVCVPYPAQGHINPMMKVAKLLHAKGFYVTFVNTIYNHKRLLRSRGSNALDGLPSFRFESIPDGLPETDVDVTQDIPSLCESTPKYSLAPFKELLRRINAQDEVPPVNCIVSDGCMSFTLDAAEELGVPEVLFWTTSACGFLAYLHYHKFIEKGLSPLKDESYLTKEHLDTIIDWIPSMKNLRLKDIPSFVRTTNPNDIMLNFLVRETERAKRASAIILNTFDDLEHDVIQSMQSIVPPVYSIGPLHLQVKQQISEDSELGRMGSNLWKEETECMDWLNTKAPNSVVYVNFGSITVMTAKQLVEFAWGLAATGKEFLWVIRPDLVAGEVSMVPPEFLTETADRSMLASWCPQEEVLSHPAVGGFLTHCGWNSTLESICGGVPMVCWPFFAEQQTNCKFCCDEWEIGVEIGGDVRREEVEAVVRELMDGEKGKKMREKAAEWRSLAEKATECKRGSSVVNFDNVVKVLLGE